A stretch of the Aegilops tauschii subsp. strangulata cultivar AL8/78 chromosome 4, Aet v6.0, whole genome shotgun sequence genome encodes the following:
- the LOC109744647 gene encoding uncharacterized protein has product MASYRKEVTNIADHFKGYQVDHNDRRLNEAADALLQLGSQCKLVPPNVFLDVLHNPSVKLPSEEDLAIPDLEAQLVEALRPSPDWMVAYLAYQTRGELPGDELIPCQIVRRSNSMTIVNGELHRRSITGVFQRCVSPVEG; this is encoded by the coding sequence ATGGCGTCTTATCGGAAGGAAGTGACTAACATTGCAGatcacttcaagggttatcaagtggatCACAATGACAGGCGCCtcaacgaggcggctgatgcattgtTACAACTTGGCTCTCAATGTAAGCTGGTCCCTCCCAACGTTTTCCTTGATGTCCTCCATAatccttctgtcaagttgccatCCGAGGAAGATCTGGCTATCCCTGACctggaggcacagttggtggagGCTCTTCGTCCATCCCCGGACTGGATGGTTGCTTATTTGGCATATCAGACTCGAGGAGAGCTCCCTGGGGATGAACTTATTCCTTGTCAAATCGTTCGACGATCCAACTCCATGACTATTGTCAACGGCGAGTTGCATAGAAGAAGCATCACTGGTGTTTTTCAACGATGTGTTTCCCCTGTTGAAGGGTGA